One Methylosarcina fibrata AML-C10 DNA segment encodes these proteins:
- a CDS encoding exosortase system-associated protein, TIGR04073 family, which translates to MLKFNRVLLIASIAISTYASMGHAGESEQSYMSQVSGKFTRGFANLFTGLGEVPKNIVDASKKTNPVVGGTGGLIMGTLDTLGRTTSGIFDVITSPIPTKSLVQPEYVWQDFDHRTSYGDAYKVTVGPIAE; encoded by the coding sequence ATGTTGAAATTTAATCGCGTATTGTTGATAGCTTCCATTGCGATAAGTACTTACGCGTCAATGGGCCATGCCGGCGAGAGCGAGCAAAGCTATATGTCTCAGGTATCCGGCAAATTTACCCGGGGCTTCGCCAATTTATTCACCGGCTTGGGCGAAGTACCCAAAAACATAGTCGACGCCAGTAAAAAAACCAATCCCGTCGTAGGAGGAACCGGCGGCTTGATTATGGGAACGCTGGATACGCTCGGCCGGACCACTTCGGGAATATTCGACGTCATTACCAGCCCTATTCCGACCAAAAGCCTGGTCCAACCCGAATACGTTTGGCAGGACTTCGATCATCGCACATCGTATGGCGATGCTTATAAAGTCACTGTTGGGCCTATCGCCGAGTAA
- the feoB gene encoding Fe(2+) transporter permease subunit FeoB → MKADFTVGVVGNPNCGKTTLFNALTGAKQHVGNWPGVTVEKKTGVYVFDHKTIELVDLPGTYSLEAADDQVSLDEKVARDYVASRAADLIVNIIDASSVERHLYLTTQLIEMRVPMILVLNMMDAVRRRGIKIDIPYLSKQLGCPVVPIVASARQGIDAVRAMINKAAAEKPVPSIPIPYAPALEKAIAELSPRLTGAAARHRCDLRWLAVRLLEDDTLAKQIAGSAVTETVAGLQRRVEQETDDEIDILAADARYGLVSELTRSAVCKINEVSRHATEKIDRIVLNRFLGIPVFLLVMYAMFMFTINVGSAFVDFFDQSMAALLVDGLGAALAGWHWPDWLVVLITQGIGGGIQVVATFIPIVGFLFLFLSALEDSGYMARAAFVMDRFMRMIGLPGKSFVPMIVGFGCNVPAIMATRTLENPRDRILTNLMNPFMSCGARLPVYALFAAAFFPVSGQNLVFGLYLLGIAVAVLTGLIMRHTLFKGESAPFIMELPAYHLPTARGVLIRTWDRLKSFLFNAGKVIVPMVLVLNFLNALGTDGSFGGENSKRSVLSEIGRGLTPAFEPMGIAEDNWPATVGIFTGVLAKEAVVGTLNALYSQMGTSNGDEAKAPFNLRESLVEAARTVPENLRKLADRLLDPLGLNIGPVDDVAAAAAEQEVDTRTFAAMRQSFDGQAGAFAYLLFILLYAPCVAATAAIYRETNSGWTVFIVLWTTGMAYMTATIFYQGATFSRHPQYSLAWIGGLILIFFLVLAGLWLSGKNASAKHGKEVVGDSV, encoded by the coding sequence ATGAAAGCCGACTTTACCGTGGGCGTGGTCGGCAATCCCAATTGCGGCAAGACCACTCTGTTCAATGCGCTCACGGGAGCCAAACAGCATGTCGGCAACTGGCCCGGCGTCACGGTAGAAAAAAAAACGGGCGTCTACGTTTTCGACCATAAAACGATCGAACTGGTCGACCTGCCTGGCACTTATTCGCTGGAAGCGGCGGACGATCAGGTCTCTCTCGACGAAAAGGTTGCCCGCGATTATGTCGCGTCCAGGGCCGCCGATCTGATCGTCAACATCATCGACGCTTCGAGCGTCGAGCGGCATCTTTATCTGACCACTCAGTTGATCGAGATGAGAGTGCCGATGATTCTGGTGCTCAACATGATGGATGCGGTGAGACGGCGCGGCATCAAGATCGACATTCCCTACTTGTCGAAGCAACTGGGCTGTCCCGTGGTGCCGATCGTCGCCTCTGCCCGGCAGGGCATCGACGCGGTCAGGGCCATGATCAACAAGGCGGCGGCCGAGAAGCCGGTGCCGTCCATTCCCATTCCCTACGCGCCGGCGCTGGAAAAGGCCATTGCCGAGCTTTCACCCCGATTAACCGGCGCCGCCGCCCGGCATCGGTGCGATTTGCGCTGGCTGGCCGTGCGTCTTCTGGAGGACGATACGCTGGCGAAACAAATCGCCGGAAGTGCCGTCACGGAAACCGTAGCCGGTCTGCAGCGCCGGGTGGAACAGGAAACGGACGACGAGATCGATATCCTCGCCGCCGATGCCCGCTACGGCCTGGTCAGCGAACTGACCCGGAGCGCCGTCTGCAAAATCAACGAAGTGAGCCGGCATGCGACCGAAAAGATCGACCGCATCGTGCTCAACCGGTTTTTGGGCATTCCGGTGTTTTTATTGGTCATGTACGCCATGTTCATGTTTACGATCAACGTCGGCAGCGCGTTTGTCGATTTTTTCGATCAGAGCATGGCCGCTCTCCTGGTCGACGGCCTCGGCGCCGCGCTGGCCGGGTGGCACTGGCCGGATTGGCTGGTGGTCCTGATTACCCAGGGCATCGGCGGCGGCATCCAGGTGGTCGCCACGTTCATCCCGATCGTCGGGTTTCTGTTTCTGTTTTTATCGGCTTTGGAAGATTCCGGTTATATGGCTCGAGCGGCGTTTGTCATGGACCGCTTCATGCGCATGATCGGCTTGCCGGGGAAGTCCTTTGTTCCGATGATCGTCGGTTTCGGCTGCAATGTGCCGGCGATCATGGCCACCCGGACCTTGGAAAACCCACGCGACCGGATTCTGACCAATCTGATGAATCCGTTCATGTCCTGCGGCGCGAGATTGCCGGTTTACGCGTTGTTTGCCGCGGCGTTTTTCCCGGTGAGCGGCCAGAATCTGGTGTTCGGCCTTTATCTTCTCGGCATCGCGGTCGCGGTGCTGACTGGGCTGATCATGCGCCATACCTTGTTTAAAGGCGAATCGGCGCCGTTCATCATGGAATTGCCCGCCTATCATTTGCCGACCGCGCGCGGCGTCCTGATCCGCACCTGGGACCGGCTGAAGTCCTTTCTGTTCAACGCGGGCAAGGTTATTGTGCCGATGGTGCTGGTGTTGAATTTTCTTAATGCCTTGGGCACGGACGGCAGCTTCGGCGGCGAAAACAGCAAACGCTCGGTATTAAGTGAAATCGGTCGCGGCTTGACTCCCGCCTTCGAGCCGATGGGCATCGCCGAAGACAATTGGCCCGCCACCGTCGGAATTTTTACCGGCGTGCTGGCCAAGGAAGCCGTCGTCGGCACGCTGAATGCGCTTTACAGTCAGATGGGCACATCGAACGGCGATGAGGCTAAAGCGCCTTTCAATCTGAGAGAAAGTCTGGTGGAAGCCGCAAGGACCGTACCTGAAAACCTGCGTAAATTGGCCGACCGGTTATTGGATCCGCTGGGCTTGAATATCGGCCCGGTGGATGACGTCGCCGCCGCTGCCGCCGAGCAGGAGGTCGACACCCGAACCTTTGCCGCCATGCGGCAAAGTTTTGACGGCCAGGCGGGCGCTTTCGCCTATTTGTTGTTTATTCTGCTGTATGCGCCGTGTGTGGCGGCCACCGCGGCCATCTACCGCGAAACCAATTCGGGCTGGACTGTTTTCATCGTCTTGTGGACCACGGGCATGGCCTACATGACGGCAACAATTTTTTACCAGGGTGCGACTTTTAGCCGGCATCCCCAATATTCCCTGGCATGGATAGGCGGGCTGATTTTGATCTTTTTCCTGGTATTGGCCGGTCTCTGGCTTAGTGGAAAAAATGCGTCTGCCAAACACGGCAAGGAGGTGGTCGGTGATTCTGTCTGA
- a CDS encoding ATP-binding protein, which produces MTDEQSPIHIGYLSEVRGDGMNARITEEHTNELPIIKVGNQEILAGSIGSYVVIRQGEICILALVFKVWGKDHFDTTDRRKTDRFVSLIPVGEIQGEGLFVRGVRHYPTPGAKVYAVGMEEINVIFSKFRQYEFFIGQLASHKDYHLSLDPRALFGRHFAILGQSGSGKSWTVTSLIQNTIRAMPRTHLIMLDLHGEYCWKDDSGAIQSAFPKEQVNYIDAMEMEMPYWMMTYAELVDLFIDRDDKGASMQMSFMREVLQQLKRKEAKRLGMATVSIDTPIYFSLAEMYMQFKAANEERKDFGKTQGALFGQFDEFLIRMQSRFNDVRYDFLLKPKIRNNSESMADILREFVGLGSKKANITVVDLSSVPTDVRPAVSAQVGRLAYEFNYWNPHRREFPITLICEEAHAYIPREKGGNFEGTKKMMERIAKEGRKYGVSIGVVSQRPTELSETMLSQCSSFICLRTTNPDDQAYIRGLVPEAEGDLTDILTSLGRGEALVLGEAAPLPTRVQIYRPNPEPKSNDVDYYTGWREGKGDLDVGNIVELWRTQTRR; this is translated from the coding sequence ATGACCGACGAACAATCCCCCATTCATATCGGCTATTTATCCGAAGTCCGAGGCGACGGGATGAATGCCAGAATCACCGAAGAACATACGAACGAATTGCCCATCATTAAAGTAGGCAATCAGGAAATACTGGCCGGAAGCATCGGCTCCTACGTGGTTATCCGGCAAGGAGAGATTTGTATCCTGGCGCTGGTATTTAAAGTATGGGGCAAAGACCACTTCGATACGACCGACCGGCGCAAAACCGACCGCTTTGTTTCACTGATTCCGGTCGGGGAAATACAGGGTGAGGGCCTGTTCGTGCGTGGCGTGCGGCATTATCCGACGCCCGGAGCGAAGGTCTATGCGGTCGGCATGGAAGAAATCAACGTCATTTTCTCGAAATTCAGGCAATACGAATTTTTCATCGGCCAGTTGGCCTCGCATAAAGATTATCATTTAAGTCTCGATCCGCGCGCGCTGTTCGGCCGCCATTTCGCCATTCTCGGACAATCGGGCTCGGGCAAGTCGTGGACCGTCACCAGCTTGATTCAGAATACGATACGGGCCATGCCCAGGACGCATTTGATCATGCTGGACCTGCACGGCGAATATTGCTGGAAGGACGACAGCGGCGCGATTCAATCGGCCTTTCCTAAAGAGCAGGTCAATTACATCGACGCCATGGAAATGGAAATGCCCTATTGGATGATGACTTACGCCGAACTGGTGGACTTATTCATCGACCGCGACGACAAGGGCGCGTCGATGCAGATGTCGTTCATGCGCGAAGTGCTGCAGCAGCTTAAACGCAAGGAGGCCAAGCGCCTGGGCATGGCCACGGTGTCTATTGATACCCCGATCTATTTTTCCCTGGCCGAAATGTACATGCAGTTTAAGGCCGCCAACGAGGAACGTAAGGATTTCGGCAAAACCCAGGGGGCTTTGTTCGGGCAATTCGACGAGTTTCTGATCCGCATGCAAAGCCGCTTCAACGACGTCCGCTACGATTTCCTGCTGAAGCCGAAGATTCGCAACAATTCCGAAAGCATGGCCGACATATTGAGGGAATTCGTCGGTCTGGGCTCGAAAAAAGCCAACATCACCGTGGTCGATTTGAGTTCGGTGCCTACCGACGTGCGGCCTGCGGTGTCCGCTCAGGTCGGCCGTCTGGCCTACGAATTCAATTACTGGAATCCGCACCGGCGCGAGTTTCCGATTACGTTGATCTGCGAGGAGGCCCATGCCTATATTCCCAGGGAAAAAGGCGGCAATTTCGAGGGTACCAAAAAAATGATGGAGCGCATCGCCAAGGAAGGCCGCAAATACGGGGTATCGATCGGGGTCGTCAGTCAAAGGCCGACCGAACTATCCGAAACTATGCTGTCCCAATGCAGTTCGTTCATCTGTCTGCGCACCACCAATCCCGACGACCAGGCGTACATTCGGGGACTGGTGCCGGAGGCCGAAGGGGATTTGACCGATATTCTGACTTCGCTGGGACGGGGCGAGGCGCTGGTGTTGGGAGAAGCGGCGCCTTTGCCGACGCGCGTGCAGATCTACCGGCCCAATCCGGAACCTAAAAGTAACGATGTCGATTACTATACGGGATGGCGGGAAGGCAAGGGCGATCTCGACGTGGGCAATATCGTCGAATTATGGCGGACGCAGACCCGGCGGTAA
- a CDS encoding IS5 family transposase — protein MKPKRPQEVVQNDLFKTRLDEFLNPKHELYRLASKIDWARLDEEFGPFFEAEQGAPALSTRLIAGLHYLKHAEGLSDEAVVKRWVENGYWQYFCGETFFQHEVPCHPTSLTKWRQRIGEAGCEWLLLLTIEAGVATRTVKKRDFQSVTVDTTVQEKAVGFPTDGKLYEKCRRELVKLAGQHGLPLRQNYNKKAPLLLVQSHRYHHAKQMKRKQKALKQLKTLVGRVYRDILRQLPQQELAAQRGLQDALAKTQRILNQKHTDKNKLYSFHAPEVECISKGKAHKKYEFGVKVGITVTNKSNFVLGARSFPGNPYDGDTLYSCLEQAEILSGTRAKEAFVDLGYRGREIPGVTLYKSRQKRGVHTRRLKTALKRRNAIEPVIGHMKNDGLLSRNYLKGQLGDAMNAVLCAAGHNMRLILRRLRIFWPEIGEAICRFLQNKTVQESVYVS, from the coding sequence ATGAAGCCCAAACGTCCTCAGGAAGTTGTGCAAAATGACCTTTTCAAAACTCGCCTGGACGAGTTTTTGAACCCGAAACATGAACTTTATCGATTGGCCAGCAAAATAGACTGGGCTCGGCTGGACGAAGAATTCGGCCCGTTTTTTGAAGCAGAACAAGGCGCCCCGGCGTTGTCGACCCGTTTGATCGCCGGATTGCATTATCTGAAACATGCGGAAGGTTTATCGGATGAAGCGGTCGTTAAACGCTGGGTTGAAAACGGTTATTGGCAGTACTTTTGTGGCGAAACCTTTTTTCAGCATGAGGTTCCCTGTCATCCGACCTCGCTGACGAAATGGCGGCAACGGATCGGTGAAGCCGGCTGTGAGTGGCTGTTGTTATTGACGATCGAGGCGGGCGTCGCTACCCGGACCGTGAAGAAACGAGATTTTCAATCGGTCACCGTCGATACTACCGTTCAGGAAAAAGCGGTTGGCTTTCCGACGGACGGCAAGTTGTACGAAAAATGCCGTCGGGAGCTGGTCAAGCTGGCTGGACAACACGGGCTGCCCCTGCGACAGAACTACAATAAAAAGGCACCGCTGCTGTTAGTGCAATCGCATCGTTATCATCATGCCAAGCAAATGAAGCGTAAGCAAAAAGCCCTGAAGCAACTGAAAACCCTGGTCGGTCGTGTTTATCGGGATATCCTGCGGCAACTGCCGCAACAGGAGCTGGCCGCGCAAAGGGGGCTTCAGGACGCCCTGGCCAAAACCCAGCGGATACTGAATCAGAAACACACCGACAAAAACAAACTCTACAGCTTTCATGCACCGGAAGTGGAATGCATCAGTAAAGGGAAAGCACACAAAAAATACGAGTTCGGCGTCAAAGTCGGCATCACGGTGACCAATAAAAGTAATTTCGTGCTGGGCGCCAGGAGCTTTCCCGGCAATCCTTATGACGGCGATACCTTGTACTCCTGCCTGGAACAAGCTGAAATCCTGAGCGGTACCCGAGCCAAAGAAGCTTTTGTGGATTTGGGCTATCGGGGGCGAGAAATACCCGGTGTCACCCTGTACAAGTCAAGGCAAAAACGGGGAGTCCATACCCGACGGTTGAAAACCGCGTTAAAACGGCGCAATGCCATCGAGCCGGTGATTGGACACATGAAGAACGATGGCTTGCTGAGCAGAAATTACCTGAAAGGCCAACTCGGTGATGCCATGAATGCCGTTCTCTGCGCCGCTGGACACAACATGCGTTTAATCCTCAGGCGGTTGAGGATTTTTTGGCCGGAAATCGGGGAAGCCATCTGCCGGTTTTTACAAAATAAAACGGTTCAGGAATCTGTTTATGTTTCCTAA
- a CDS encoding FeoC-like transcriptional regulator, whose product MILSDVRAYLKQQRRVALADLSSHFGIEADALRGMLGKWISKGYLRKLPPGTACGSSCCQCDPALIELYEWIDKAG is encoded by the coding sequence GTGATTCTGTCTGATGTGCGCGCCTATCTGAAACAGCAGCGGCGAGTGGCTCTGGCCGATCTGTCGAGCCATTTCGGCATCGAAGCCGACGCATTGCGGGGCATGCTCGGCAAATGGATCAGCAAAGGCTATCTTCGCAAACTTCCTCCGGGAACCGCTTGCGGTTCGAGCTGCTGTCAATGTGATCCGGCGTTGATCGAACTGTACGAATGGATTGATAAAGCCGGGTAA
- a CDS encoding class 1 fructose-bisphosphatase, whose translation MVNHVTMTQFLIEQQREFPGTSGTFTLLLNDIVTACKQISHKVNRGNLIGVLGSAGTENVQGEVQKELDIITNEIMVNALNWTGHLAGMASEEEHDPIRIPAQYPKGKYLVLFDPLDGSSNIDINLTVGTIFSILRCREGVDPEPEDFLRKGVEQVGAGFVLYGPSTMMVLTTGHGVNGFTLDQDIGEFILTHRNMKIPEDTGEFAINMSNQRFWEAPVKRYIDECVQGKDGPRQKNFNMRWIASLVAEVYRILTRGGVFLYPYDTRDPNKPCKLRLMYEANPVAFIVEQAGGACSTGQERMLEVKPQSLHQRVPVILGSKNEVERIVRYHLEG comes from the coding sequence ATGGTCAATCATGTCACAATGACCCAGTTTCTGATCGAACAGCAACGCGAATTTCCCGGCACGTCGGGAACCTTCACCCTGCTGCTCAACGACATCGTCACCGCCTGCAAGCAAATATCGCACAAGGTGAACCGCGGCAATCTGATCGGCGTTCTGGGCAGCGCCGGAACGGAGAACGTGCAAGGAGAGGTCCAAAAGGAACTGGACATCATTACCAATGAGATCATGGTGAATGCCTTGAACTGGACCGGCCATCTGGCCGGAATGGCTTCGGAGGAAGAGCACGATCCGATCAGGATTCCCGCCCAGTACCCCAAAGGCAAATACCTGGTGCTGTTCGATCCTCTGGACGGCTCTTCCAATATCGACATCAATCTGACCGTGGGCACGATTTTCTCGATCCTGCGCTGCCGCGAAGGCGTCGATCCGGAACCGGAGGATTTTCTGCGCAAAGGCGTCGAACAGGTCGGGGCCGGTTTTGTCCTGTACGGACCCTCGACGATGATGGTGCTGACCACCGGTCACGGTGTCAACGGCTTTACCCTGGACCAGGACATCGGCGAGTTCATCCTGACCCACCGCAACATGAAAATCCCCGAAGATACCGGCGAATTCGCGATCAATATGTCCAATCAGCGTTTCTGGGAAGCGCCGGTCAAACGCTATATCGACGAATGCGTCCAGGGCAAGGACGGTCCCCGACAGAAGAATTTCAACATGCGCTGGATCGCATCCCTGGTAGCGGAAGTTTACCGCATCCTTACCCGCGGCGGCGTGTTCCTGTACCCCTACGACACCCGCGACCCCAACAAACCCTGCAAATTGCGCCTGATGTACGAGGCCAATCCCGTCGCTTTCATCGTCGAACAAGCCGGCGGCGCCTGCTCAACCGGCCAGGAACGCATGCTCGAAGTCAAGCCGCAAAGCCTGCATCAGAGAGTGCCAGTGATCCTGGGATCGAAAAACGAGGTTGAGCGGATCGTCCGGTATCATCTGGAAGGCTGA
- a CDS encoding SMP-30/gluconolactonase/LRE family protein yields the protein MKKNEFDFIGSLREFSWAKAWLMVLTLFLFSLAVHAEAPPEFATAWGNEGGVLHNPRGVATDALGNVYVADTFSHRIQKFTSEGVPLSQFLIQKSGEGEYIYPHGVAVDFNGNVYVAQYNYMLYADIWGAMPWYFHSIQKYDSSGNFLSEWGVGEDFYAHNFGIAVDASGNVYVVDTFNNLIQKFNGDGTLLTEWGASVIGHGEGEFFYPEGIAVDANGNVYVADTSNDRIQKFDSAGNFLALWGTEGTGEGQFKSPVGVAVDADGNVYVSDNLNYRIQKFTSDGSFIAQWGTSGSGEGAFDYLEGIAVDTTGKVYVADSRNNRVQKFSSTGSFIAQWGNRSNEVGHFYSEPRFTNDASGNLYVADTNNHRILKFDRSGNLLTQWGTEGSGNGQFSFPWGIKVDAGGNIYVIDSGNSRLQKFSSSGSFLSQVKLVDPASGQFWTPADISFDGNGYLYASDSSNNRILKYDNSGNFLIQWGTYGSDAGQFWGPVDIATDTEGNVYVADLRNFRVQKFDSVGTYLTQWGTWGHEAGQFYLYHLGLATDAEDNVYVADNGNHRIQKFSSSGVFLGEWGSIGSGEGQFILPNTISTDTQGGVYVYDSGNYRIQKFTYLAPAQPTGLTASAVSTTGINLSWTDVSDNETGFIVERCKGAGCSAFAVIATVTANTTSYSDTGLTAGTSYSYRVRATNNGSKSAYSNTATTTTLTATPPSAPKTLTAVIGSGNQVNLSWSDQSNNETGFKIERCMGSTCSNFSQIGAVGQNVTGWTDTTATAGSTYRYRVRAYNTTGNSAYSNIAGITVTASLPAAPSNLTATAQSTTQIKLAWTDNASNETQFRIERCQGSTCSNFAQIKTVGANSTTYTDSNLRSKTAYRYRVRASNTGGNSAYSNSAGATTK from the coding sequence ATGAAAAAGAACGAATTTGATTTTATAGGATCGTTACGTGAGTTTTCCTGGGCAAAAGCCTGGTTAATGGTCTTAACCCTTTTTTTATTTTCTCTTGCCGTCCACGCGGAAGCGCCTCCCGAGTTTGCGACCGCATGGGGCAATGAAGGCGGGGTTTTGCACAATCCCAGAGGGGTTGCTACAGACGCCTTGGGCAATGTTTATGTCGCCGACACTTTCAGTCACCGTATTCAAAAATTTACTTCGGAAGGCGTCCCTCTGAGTCAGTTTCTGATCCAGAAAAGCGGGGAAGGGGAATATATTTATCCTCATGGCGTCGCTGTGGATTTTAACGGCAATGTCTATGTTGCCCAATATAACTATATGCTCTACGCCGATATCTGGGGGGCCATGCCTTGGTACTTTCATAGCATTCAAAAATACGATAGTAGCGGTAATTTCTTGAGTGAGTGGGGGGTGGGAGAAGATTTTTATGCTCATAACTTTGGCATAGCGGTCGATGCGAGCGGCAATGTTTATGTCGTGGACACCTTTAATAACCTTATTCAGAAATTCAATGGTGACGGCACATTATTAACCGAATGGGGAGCCTCTGTTATCGGCCATGGAGAAGGAGAGTTCTTTTATCCTGAAGGCATAGCGGTCGATGCTAACGGCAATGTTTATGTTGCGGATACTTCTAATGACCGTATCCAGAAGTTTGATAGCGCCGGTAATTTTCTTGCTCTGTGGGGTACTGAAGGTACTGGTGAAGGCCAGTTCAAATCTCCAGTGGGTGTTGCTGTCGACGCCGACGGCAACGTCTATGTGAGCGATAATTTAAATTACCGCATTCAAAAATTTACCTCTGACGGCAGTTTTATTGCTCAATGGGGGACTTCAGGCAGCGGAGAAGGAGCCTTTGATTATCTAGAAGGCATTGCAGTAGATACTACCGGCAAGGTCTATGTCGCGGACAGTCGAAATAACCGCGTACAGAAATTCAGCAGTACAGGATCCTTTATTGCGCAATGGGGCAATCGCTCTAACGAGGTAGGTCATTTTTATTCTGAACCTCGATTCACCAACGATGCCAGCGGCAACCTGTACGTTGCGGATACGAATAATCATCGTATCCTGAAATTCGACAGATCCGGAAATCTTTTGACCCAATGGGGAACTGAAGGTAGCGGTAATGGCCAGTTCAGCTTTCCCTGGGGGATTAAAGTGGATGCTGGAGGCAACATCTATGTCATAGACAGCGGGAATAGCCGCCTTCAAAAATTCAGTAGCTCCGGTTCATTCTTGAGTCAAGTAAAGCTGGTCGATCCTGCAAGCGGTCAGTTTTGGACGCCTGCCGATATTTCATTCGACGGCAATGGCTACCTCTATGCCTCGGATTCTAGTAATAATCGGATTCTGAAATACGACAATTCAGGAAACTTTTTGATTCAATGGGGAACTTATGGATCCGATGCGGGCCAGTTTTGGGGACCTGTAGACATAGCGACCGATACGGAAGGGAATGTTTATGTAGCCGATCTCCGCAATTTCCGCGTCCAGAAATTTGACAGCGTTGGCACCTATTTAACCCAATGGGGAACCTGGGGACATGAAGCCGGACAGTTTTATCTATATCATCTAGGGCTTGCTACGGATGCAGAAGACAACGTGTATGTTGCCGACAACGGCAATCACCGGATTCAGAAATTTAGCAGTTCCGGTGTTTTCCTCGGTGAATGGGGGAGTATTGGCAGTGGTGAAGGCCAGTTTATTCTCCCTAATACTATCTCCACTGATACCCAGGGTGGCGTCTATGTCTACGACAGTGGAAACTATCGCATTCAGAAATTCACCTATCTGGCCCCCGCTCAGCCGACAGGCTTGACCGCAAGTGCCGTATCGACCACGGGAATCAATTTGAGCTGGACCGATGTCTCCGATAACGAGACCGGCTTTATTGTCGAGCGCTGTAAAGGAGCCGGCTGCAGTGCCTTTGCCGTCATCGCCACGGTTACAGCAAACACAACCTCTTACAGCGATACCGGCTTAACCGCAGGAACATCCTATTCTTATCGGGTACGCGCCACCAATAACGGCAGCAAATCGGCTTATTCCAATACCGCGACCACGACGACGTTAACCGCCACCCCGCCGTCTGCGCCCAAGACGCTGACCGCCGTAATAGGTTCGGGAAACCAGGTCAATTTGAGCTGGAGCGATCAAAGCAATAATGAAACGGGCTTCAAGATCGAACGCTGCATGGGAAGTACTTGCTCCAACTTCAGCCAGATCGGCGCGGTGGGCCAGAACGTAACCGGTTGGACGGATACCACGGCCACTGCGGGCAGCACGTACCGGTATCGGGTTCGAGCCTACAACACGACCGGCAATTCGGCGTATTCCAATATTGCAGGCATTACCGTTACCGCCTCGTTGCCGGCCGCCCCCAGCAATCTGACGGCCACGGCCCAATCCACGACCCAAATCAAACTGGCCTGGACGGACAATGCCTCCAACGAAACGCAGTTCAGGATTGAACGCTGCCAAGGTTCCACTTGTTCGAACTTTGCTCAGATTAAAACGGTCGGGGCCAATAGCACTACCTATACCGACAGCAACTTGAGAAGCAAGACAGCTTATCGTTATCGGGTACGCGCCTCGAATACCGGCGGTAATTCGGCTTACTCGAACAGCGCCGGTGCCACCACCAAGTAA
- a CDS encoding FeoA family protein — MLINLKNLAVGDLGKVVGFDKSGKAYRKRLLAMGLTPGTQFSVTRFAPMGDPVEIKLRGFSLTLRKDEAEILLIEKLQ, encoded by the coding sequence ATGTTAATCAACTTGAAAAATCTGGCTGTGGGCGATCTCGGAAAAGTAGTCGGCTTCGACAAAAGCGGCAAGGCCTACCGGAAACGGTTGCTGGCCATGGGCTTGACGCCCGGTACCCAGTTCAGCGTGACTCGTTTTGCGCCGATGGGAGATCCGGTCGAAATCAAATTGCGCGGCTTTTCGCTGACTCTGCGCAAGGACGAAGCCGAAATTCTGCTGATCGAGAAACTTCAATGA
- a CDS encoding DUF3175 domain-containing protein — protein MEEGIFIWKEPKRVAESLRNSVEAGTRRKTDPFRSATSILVFYIKRS, from the coding sequence CTGGAAGAGGGCATTTTCATCTGGAAAGAGCCGAAACGTGTCGCCGAATCGCTCCGGAATTCGGTCGAGGCCGGCACGCGCCGCAAGACCGATCCGTTCCGTTCGGCGACGTCGATACTGGTGTTTTATATCAAGCGATCTTGA